The Collimonas sp. PA-H2 genome contains a region encoding:
- a CDS encoding CoA-binding protein: MPSKPEYNPNNPVIAVVGLSPKPERPSYGVARYMQERGYRIIPVNPMHVGAHILGEPCYANLYDAAKALAADKQKIDIVDCFRKAEDIPPIVGEAIMIAARCIWMQLGIVNEPAAAKARAAGLQVEMDSCIKIEHALGNLHGIL; encoded by the coding sequence ATGCCAAGCAAACCAGAATACAACCCTAACAATCCCGTGATCGCCGTCGTCGGCCTGTCGCCGAAACCGGAGCGTCCCAGCTACGGCGTGGCGCGCTACATGCAGGAGCGCGGCTACCGGATCATTCCGGTCAATCCCATGCATGTAGGCGCTCACATCCTGGGAGAGCCTTGCTATGCCAATCTTTATGATGCGGCAAAGGCGCTGGCTGCGGATAAGCAGAAGATCGATATCGTCGATTGTTTTCGCAAGGCCGAAGACATTCCACCCATCGTCGGCGAGGCAATCATGATCGCCGCCCGCTGCATCTGGATGCAGCTGGGCATCGTCAACGAGCCGGCCGCCGCCAAGGCGCGCGCCGCCGGCTTGCAGGTCGAGATGGATAGCTGCATCAAGATCGAACATGCGCTGGGCAATCTGCACGGCATCCTGTAG
- a CDS encoding basic amino acid ABC transporter substrate-binding protein: MKIRFLHFLAIALLAVGLSACEKPVNTPPAPKVYRVGMNAAFAPFGSVDTAGKIVGFDVDIMQAVADQAGLKIVWVNTPWEGIFTTLANADIDIIASGVTITDERKQSMLFSDPYFEAKQVILVSPGKDISSPDDLKQAHRVGVTAGTSADTIMQKMLGKTSNALVRFESLPLLLKEVDNGGVDAAVGDNGAVANHLKFNKDKGFKLIESDKFEKEYYGIAVRPADTALMAQINSALKTLHANGSYDKIYASYFAK, from the coding sequence ATGAAGATCCGCTTTCTGCATTTCCTGGCCATCGCTCTGCTGGCCGTCGGCCTGAGCGCTTGCGAAAAGCCGGTCAATACTCCGCCGGCGCCGAAAGTCTACCGGGTCGGCATGAACGCAGCGTTTGCGCCGTTCGGCTCGGTCGATACCGCCGGCAAGATCGTCGGTTTCGACGTCGACATCATGCAGGCGGTGGCGGACCAGGCCGGCCTCAAGATCGTCTGGGTCAACACGCCGTGGGAGGGCATATTCACCACCCTGGCCAACGCCGACATCGACATCATCGCCTCCGGCGTCACTATCACCGACGAGCGCAAGCAAAGCATGCTGTTCTCGGATCCGTATTTCGAAGCCAAGCAGGTAATCCTGGTCTCGCCCGGTAAAGACATCAGCAGCCCCGACGACCTGAAACAGGCGCACCGCGTCGGCGTCACCGCCGGCACCAGCGCCGACACCATCATGCAGAAAATGCTGGGCAAGACCAGCAACGCCCTGGTGCGTTTTGAAAGCCTGCCGCTGTTGCTGAAGGAAGTGGACAACGGCGGCGTCGATGCTGCGGTCGGCGACAACGGCGCTGTCGCCAATCATTTGAAATTCAATAAAGACAAGGGTTTCAAACTGATCGAGAGCGACAAGTTTGAAAAAGAATATTACGGTATCGCGGTACGGCCGGCGGATACCGCCCTGATGGCCCAGATCAACAGCGCGTTGAAAACCTTGCACGCCAACGGCAGCTACGACAAGATTTACGCCAGCTACTTCGCCAAGTAA
- a CDS encoding F0F1 ATP synthase subunit epsilon, translating into MANTIHVDVVSAEEMIFSGEAEFVALPGESGELGIYPRHTPLITRIKPGAVRIKVPGQANDEFVFVAGGLLEVQPHHVTVLADTAIRGADLDEAKASEAKRRAEEALSNKESLIDYAKAQSELSAAIAQLAAIAKLRQKGR; encoded by the coding sequence ATGGCAAACACTATTCACGTAGACGTTGTTTCCGCAGAAGAGATGATCTTCTCCGGCGAAGCTGAATTCGTCGCGTTGCCGGGTGAGTCGGGCGAGCTGGGGATTTATCCTCGCCACACGCCGCTGATCACGCGCATCAAGCCGGGCGCCGTACGCATCAAGGTGCCAGGCCAGGCAAATGACGAGTTCGTGTTCGTTGCCGGCGGTTTGCTGGAAGTGCAGCCGCACCACGTTACCGTGCTGGCCGACACTGCGATCCGCGGCGCCGACCTGGACGAAGCGAAGGCAAGCGAAGCCAAGCGTCGTGCTGAAGAAGCGCTGAGCAACAAGGAATCCCTGATCGATTACGCAAAAGCACAGTCCGAATTGTCGGCGGCGATTGCACAATTGGCGGCGATTGCAAAATTGCGTCAAAAAGGACGCTGA
- the atpD gene encoding F0F1 ATP synthase subunit beta, with the protein MADGKIVQCIGAVVDVEFPRDAMPKIYDALKMDGSELTLEVQQQLGDGVVRTIALGTSDGLRRGMTIKNTGQPIMVPTGKATLGRIMDVLGNPIDECGPVSHETTASIHRKAPAYDELSPSQELLETGIKVIDLVCPFAKGGKVGLFGGAGVGKTVNMMELINNIAKAHSGLSVFAGVGERTREGNDFYHEMADAKVVDLENPEKSKVAMVYGQMNEPPGNRLRVALTGLTIAEGFRDEGKDVLFFVDNIYRYTLAGTEVSALLGRMPSAVGYQPTLASEMGQLQERITSTKTGSITSIQAVYVPADDLTDPSPATTFAHLDSTVVLSRDIASLGIYPAVDPLDSTSRQLDPQVVGQEHYETARAVQGILQRYKELRDIIAILGMDELAPEDKLLVARARKMQRFLSQPFHVAEVFTGSPGKYVSLKDTIKGFKMIASGELDHLPEQAFYMVGTIEEAIEKAKKIG; encoded by the coding sequence ATGGCTGATGGCAAAATCGTTCAGTGTATCGGCGCTGTGGTGGACGTTGAATTCCCACGTGACGCGATGCCTAAGATTTACGACGCCTTGAAGATGGATGGCTCGGAACTGACGCTGGAAGTACAACAACAGCTGGGCGACGGCGTAGTCCGTACCATTGCGCTGGGTACATCCGACGGTTTGCGCCGCGGCATGACAATCAAGAACACAGGCCAGCCAATCATGGTGCCGACCGGTAAAGCAACACTGGGCCGCATCATGGACGTGCTGGGTAACCCGATCGACGAATGCGGTCCGGTAAGCCACGAAACCACTGCCTCTATCCACCGCAAGGCTCCTGCGTACGACGAACTGTCGCCGTCGCAAGAACTGCTGGAAACCGGCATCAAGGTTATCGACCTGGTTTGCCCGTTCGCCAAGGGCGGTAAAGTTGGTCTGTTCGGCGGTGCGGGTGTGGGCAAGACCGTGAACATGATGGAACTGATCAACAACATCGCCAAGGCGCACAGCGGCTTGTCCGTGTTTGCCGGCGTCGGTGAGCGTACTCGTGAAGGTAACGACTTCTATCACGAAATGGCTGACGCTAAAGTGGTCGATCTGGAAAATCCGGAAAAATCCAAGGTAGCGATGGTTTACGGCCAGATGAATGAACCGCCAGGTAACCGTCTGCGCGTTGCGCTGACCGGCCTGACGATCGCTGAAGGCTTCCGTGACGAAGGTAAAGACGTGCTGTTCTTCGTCGATAACATCTACCGTTACACACTGGCCGGTACTGAAGTTTCCGCGCTGCTGGGCCGTATGCCTTCCGCCGTGGGTTACCAGCCTACACTGGCTTCGGAAATGGGCCAGCTGCAAGAACGTATTACTTCGACAAAAACTGGTTCGATCACATCGATCCAGGCCGTCTACGTTCCTGCGGATGACTTGACCGACCCGTCGCCTGCTACCACCTTTGCTCACTTGGACTCCACCGTTGTGTTGTCGCGTGATATCGCTTCGCTGGGTATCTATCCTGCGGTTGACCCGCTGGATTCGACTTCGCGCCAGCTGGATCCGCAAGTGGTCGGCCAGGAGCACTACGAAACAGCCCGTGCCGTGCAAGGTATCTTGCAGCGCTACAAGGAATTGCGCGACATTATCGCGATTCTGGGTATGGACGAACTGGCTCCGGAAGACAAGCTGCTGGTCGCGCGCGCACGTAAGATGCAGCGTTTCCTGTCGCAGCCTTTCCACGTTGCTGAAGTGTTTACCGGTTCGCCAGGTAAATACGTTTCGCTGAAGGACACGATCAAGGGCTTCAAGATGATCGCCAGCGGCGAACTCGATCACCTGCCGGAACAAGCGTTCTACATGGTCGGCACGATCGAAGAAGCAATCGAAAAGGCCAAGAAGATCGGCTAA
- the atpG gene encoding F0F1 ATP synthase subunit gamma — MATGKEIRSKIKSVENTKKITKAMEMVAASKMRKAQDRMRAARPYSDKIRNIASNLSQANPEYTHPFMVKQDNSKNVGFIVVTTDKGLCGGMNTNSLRLLTAKLRELEGQGNKVQAVAIGNKGLGFLHRIGAKVVAHAVQLGDTPHLDKLIGPVKVLLDAYQEGRLDAVYLVYTKFINTMKQEPMLQQLLPLSSDRLEADKEGSHSWDYIYEPDVQSVIDELLVRYVEALIYQAVAENMASEQSARMVAMKSASDNAGNVIGELKLVYNKTRQAAITKELSEIVAGAAAV, encoded by the coding sequence ATGGCTACAGGTAAAGAGATACGCAGCAAGATCAAGAGCGTAGAAAATACGAAGAAGATCACCAAGGCGATGGAAATGGTCGCCGCATCCAAAATGCGCAAGGCGCAGGACCGGATGCGTGCGGCACGTCCCTACAGTGACAAGATTCGTAATATTGCTTCTAACTTGTCGCAAGCCAATCCAGAGTACACGCACCCGTTCATGGTGAAGCAGGACAACTCCAAGAACGTTGGTTTCATCGTTGTAACGACCGACAAAGGTCTGTGCGGCGGCATGAATACCAACTCCTTGCGTTTGCTGACCGCGAAACTGCGTGAGCTGGAAGGACAAGGCAACAAGGTTCAGGCAGTAGCGATCGGCAACAAGGGTCTGGGTTTTCTGCACCGGATCGGCGCCAAGGTCGTTGCGCATGCCGTGCAACTGGGCGATACGCCGCATCTGGACAAGCTGATCGGACCAGTCAAAGTACTGCTCGACGCTTATCAGGAAGGTCGCCTGGACGCGGTTTATCTGGTGTACACCAAGTTCATCAACACGATGAAGCAAGAGCCGATGCTGCAGCAGTTGCTGCCGCTGTCGAGCGATCGTCTTGAGGCTGATAAAGAAGGTTCGCATTCCTGGGACTACATTTACGAGCCGGATGTGCAAAGCGTCATCGATGAATTGCTGGTGCGTTACGTGGAAGCGCTGATTTATCAGGCTGTCGCAGAAAACATGGCGTCCGAGCAATCGGCGCGCATGGTGGCGATGAAGTCGGCCAGCGACAACGCGGGTAACGTGATCGGCGAATTGAAACTGGTCTACAACAAGACGCGTCAGGCTGCGATCACCAAGGAATTGTCCGAGATCGTCGCCGGTGCGGCTGCCGTCTAG